The Thalassomonas actiniarum genome contains the following window.
CAGGTAAGTGATTAAAAATTTTTTTTATCACTGCTGAAAAGTTACCACGGCATTTACATGCTCAACATCGATAACTTATCCGACCACCTGATGCTCTATTTCTGGCTTATCCTGCTTGGGCGCAGCCAGTTTTTTATTCGGCCACAAGAAAGTGGCAATAGCAGGCAGGACAATAACCGCCGCCAGCATATTCACCAGGAACATAAAGGTTAACAGTATGCCCATATCCACCTGGAATTTCAGATCTGAGAAGAACCAGGTAGAAACACCAATCGCCAGGGTAATACCGGTAATAAGCACCGCACTGCCCCGCTCTTTCAGCGCCTCAAGATAAGCCGTTTGAATATTGTCGCCGTTTTTAAGCTTGATGCTCATGGTGGAGAGAATATAGATACCGTAATCCACACCGATACCAACCCCTAAAGCGATCACCGGCAAGGTAGAAACCGTCAGGCCGATGTCCAGGGCCGTCATCAGTGCCTGTGCCAGTGTCGATACTATATACAAAGGCACCACCACAGAAATCGTTGCCCGAACGCTTCTAAAGCTGATCAGACACAATAAGATCACCGCACCATAAACATATAACATCATAGGAATTTGCGCCGCTTCCACCGCTTCATTGGTGGCCGCCATTACCCCGACCGGACCCGAGGCCAGCTTAAAGTTCAGCTCGTCATGGCCTAATTCACTTGATGCAAGCTTCACCGCATCCACGACGCGGTTAATGGTTTCAGCCTTATGATCTTCTAAAAACAAAATTACCGGCATCACGCTACAGTCGGTATTAAGTAAGCCGCTGTTGGTGGGCACCCGGGCAATAGATTGCACCAGGCTTTGCTGGTTGCGGGACAAGACACGCCATTTAGGATTACCTTCGTTATAACCGGCATTGACGATTTTTGCGATCGATGCCAGGCTGACCGCCGATTGCACCCCGGCGACATTTTCCATGCGCCACTGGAAGCGGTCAATCACATCGAGGTTTTTATGATAGGTACAGGCATCTGCCTTGGTTTCAACAATCACCGACATATAATCGACACTAATGGCGTATTTATCGGTGATCAAAAAGGTATCCTGGTTATAACGCGAACTTTCATGCAGTGCAGGAGCACCGGCATGCAGCTCACCGATTTTCATGTTTTGGGCATAATAATAACCAAAGGCATATAGAACCGCCGCGAGCAGCAAAATCACAGTCGCCGGCCCCCTGCTGGCAAATTTTGCCATCACAAACCAGATAGCTGGATTTTTGTTCTCGACTTGCTTGTTTGCCTGCTGACGTATTTTCAGGTAAGACACCAACAGCGGCAGTAAAATCAGGTTGGTCAGGATAATCATCGCCACACCAAGGGAGGCAGTGATCGCTAATTCGCGGATAATACCGATATCAATGGCCAGCAAAGTCATAAAACCGACGGTATCGGATAATAATGCCACACCACCGGGAATGAGTAATGCGCGGAAGCTGTTTTGCGCGGCATCCTTAGAGCTGTATCCCATGGCCACCTGTTTGACCACGGAATTGATCATTTGCACCCCGTGGCTGACCCCGATGGCAAAAACCAAAAACGGCACCAGAATCGACATCGGATCCAGACCAAAACCTAAGGTAGATAACATCCCCATTTGCCAAATCACGGCAATAAGCGAGCAGACAATAGGTAAGATAGTTAAGCTGACACTATGGCAGAAGAAATACACCATCACCGCGGTAATGGCGATAGCGATACCAAAGAAAGTTACCACCCCTTTGGCCCCTTCGGCAACATCGCCGACCATTTTAGCAAAACCGATGACATGGACACTGATATTGTCTTTTTCAAACTCCTGACGCACTTCCTGCTCAAGCTGCCCGGCAAATTTCAGGGTATCGAGTTTTTCACCCGTTTGCGGGTCGATTTCCATCAATGCCGATTTCACCATGGCGCAGCTGTAGTCATCGGCAACAATACGTCCGACGATACCCGCCTTTTCAATATTGGCTTTCACCACCGCCAGGCCAGCTTCAGTGGGCTGAAAGTCGGCAGGGATCACAGGGCCGCCGGCAAAACCGTCTTCGACCACCTCAACAAAACGCGTGCTGGGAGAGAACAGGGATTTTACCTGGATACGGTCAACCCCCGGAATAAAGAATAATTTGTCATGCACCCCTTTAAGGGCCGAGAAAAACTCCGGGTTAAAAATATCCCCCCGGGTATCACAAACAGAGATCAGGATATTGTTGGCGCCGCCGAAATCTTTCCTGTGTTTGAGGTAAGTTTTCATGTAGCTGTGATTTAGCGGGATATTCTTGGTAAATGCAGCATCAAGTTTTATTTGGGTCGCCTGGAACAATAAAAATACGGTGGCGGCAAGAAAAACACATAACACAGCTAAACGATGGCGAAAAATACCAACTTCTAAACGATTGAAAATAGTTATTTTACTCATGTCTCTACTTCATAATTGTGATTGTTTTGATACCTACGTCTGAGACCGCCACCAGCTTGCCTTTAAACCAGACACCGGCGATCAGGGCCTTACCGTCTGCCTGCGGCTTCAAGGTAAAGCTCACCCCGTCATCCCTACTTTCAAGCAAGACGCCGTTATTGCCGAGCAGTAAAATGCTTTCTTCTCCTGCCAGCACAATAGAATTAATCAAGGCGGTGGTGCCGGTATCAACATGCTGCCATGGCGTACCGTTTTTCAGGCTGCGAAAAACATTGCCCCTGAGCCCCGCCACTAAAAGATTGCCTTGTTGGGTGCGGGTTAAATCAAAAAATGACCCCTGGTAAATTTCATCAAAGGTTTGCCAGGAAACACCAAAGTCATTGCTTTTGGCAATCAGACCGATTTCACCCACTAGGTATAAGGTGCGGCCGTCCATAAAAATACGGTTAAAATGCGGCAGGATACTGGAGATTTCATCAAGGTAGGCTTCTTCATCTTCCTGCTTCAACTCTTCGATATAATCCGCATCATCCGGATGTAAAAATTCATCATGAAATTCAAAGGTCCAGCTTTTGCCGCCGTCATGGGTACGGTACAACTGGCCGTAGGCCCCGACCGCCAGGCCGTGATTTTCATCTCTAAAAACGATATCGAGCAGAGGTTTTTCCCGCTCCGGCAGATATTGCTGTACGTGCCAGCTTAAACCGCCGTCGTTACTATGCAAAATACTGGCATCATGACCCACCGCCCAACCTGACTGTTCGTTAACGAAATAAACGCTGGTCAGGGTCGATTGCACCGGCACCTGAGCTTGCTGCCAGTTATTGCCGTCAGTTGACGTTAAAATATGACCATGCTCACCCACGGCCACCAGTTTATCAGCGCCGGCACTGACGATATCGAGTAATAGCGACTGGCTGGCCAAAGGCGCCGGCTCTGAGGCGATAGGCGCAGCAGAAGCTTGGGATAAAAAGCTGCTAAGACAAAACAGGGAAAGGGCTAAAAAACGCTTCATGAAAATCCAGAATAAAAATAATAAACGATTAATAAAAAAGGTAAAAAAACGGTTGGCAGTTGCCAACCGTTTCCATCAGGCGCGATTTTAGCGGCGCCCTTCTCTTCTTAATGCCGCCGGTGTGAAGGATTTCTCTTTCATTTGGGCAGAGAAGTCATACATATTGGCTTCATTATCTAAGCCCATCGCGATATAACGACGAGATTGCAAGTCATGGAAGACTTCCAGTGTAGACCATTGAGTCGGAACTTCATAATAGTTGATACCATGGGCGACACCAACGCGGTAAAGTTCATCACGGTTATCATAGATATCCGTTACCGCAATTTGCCAGCTGTCTTCATCGATAAAGAAGACACGTTTTTTGTAGGTATGGCGGGTATTGGCTTTCAAGTCCGCTTCAACCACCCACACCCTGTGCTTTTCATAACGCACCAGATCAGGGTTGATATGACCGGCCTTTAACACGTCATCATATTTGATTTGGTCGCTGTGCAAGCGGTAGTCGTTATAAGGAATAAGCAATTCCTTTTTCCCTTTCAGGGTCCAGGTATAACGATCCGGCGCGCCGTTAAACATATCAAAGTCATCTGTGGTACGCAGGCCATCAGACGCTGTGCCCGGTGCATCATAAGCAACATTCGGCGCACGACGTACCCGGCGCTGACCTGTGTTATAAGTCCAGGCCTGGCGAGGCGTTTTGATCTGATCCATGGTTTCATGAACCAGCAAGGCGGTACCGGCTAAACGGGCAGGCTCGGTCACTTTTTGCTTAAACTTAAACAAGATATTGGTTTGCTCAAGCTGCTCCGGTGACGCATCTTTTACGCCATAAGGCACCAATAAACGGTCATCAAAGCCCATGTAGGTATAATCACCCGAAGCCGTTGGCGCCGCCTGTCCACCCTGACGGGTAATGGCTTCACCGCGGTAACGCAGGATATGGTTCCAGATGGCTTCTAAACCGTTGGCGGGGATCGGGAAAGGAATACCGACTGATGCCTGTTTGATACCGTTACCTTCCTGTACCAGCTCGGCGCGGGTGGCATTATCAAGCGTGGCCTTATATACATGCTCGGGATACGAGGCCGAGCGGCGTGTCTGATAGACATTCATTTTATAGCTATCAGGGTAAGTTTCAAATAACTTGATCTGTCCCGGTGTCAGCAAGTCTTTATACTGGCCAAGGTTTTTCGAAGTTACCGTATAAAGTACCTTATCCCCCGGATACGGGTCCGGGTGATGATCGCCGGGTTTAAAACCTGCCGGTGCAGATTTGATCCCGCCGTCCCAGGCAGGTATCGAACCGTCGGCATTGGCGCCGCGTTCAGCACCAAAAACCGTTAATTCTTTATTTAACTTTGCCGCCTGTTCCGGCGATATCTTGGCCAAGGCTGCGCCACTGGTAAAGGCAAGCGATACGGCTAATGATAAAAGGGAAATATTTTTCATTGTTGGATGCCCTTAAATAGAATATTTAACACTAAAAGAAACAAAATCACGATCTTCCATCTGATTGGTGGTGCCTACACCGTCAAAGAAGCTGTTGTAGCTGAAATCGGCTGACCAGCGGCTTTGATAGTCAAGCGTTACCCCAAGGGATACAGACTTGCGATCTTCGACAAACAGGAAGATAGGATCGGGTGTGATCCCCTGGACGTCATGGGAGAACACCATTTTCGGCGAGACATTAATCCCGGCAAAAACATCGTTATATTCGAGCTTAGTCACTACGCGGTAACCCCAGGCGAAATCATCCGGGAAAGGATTGGTTTCCACACCGCCCTGCAGGGCGTCATTAAGGCCCGGCGCAGTAGCAATAACACCACTTCGCCCAGTACCCGGGCCGTTCAAACGCAGCTCATCTTTATCCGGCATATCTTCGATGCTGATAGCGCCAACTTCCAATAAGGTCGTAAACTGGCTGGCACCTAGCGTAGGACCAAACAAATGAGCAAAAGTCATTTGCGCCTGTATGGTATCGGATAAAATAAAACCATTGGCCTGTACACCGGAGCCGTATGGATTACCTGTACTGTCTACCATCTGTGAAACATAGTTAGTATCGTCTCTAAGACCGGCATTATATAACTGCTGCGGCATAGCGGCGAATAACAATTCTACATCATCGATTTGCAGCGGCTCGTCCTGACGATAAGTGATCTCACCCGAGAAGGCAGTGGTGCCTAAGGTTGAGTTCCAGCTTAACGCATACATATTAATGTCTTCAGGGTAAGATAACAGCACTTGAGAGAAGGTATTTAAATCACTGTAGTTGTCTATCGTCACGGGACCGCTGGCGATGGTTGCCAGATCGGCGCCCATGGTTTCAGCCGAGAAGTCGGCAGTAACTCCGGAAAATAATGGCCGGCGGCTATGATAGTTAACATAATACAGACTTAATTCAGTATCGTTAAACTCAGGCAGATACCAGGATAAACGTAAACCGTACTGACCACCGTCTTCCGGCTTTATCTCCGCTTGTGAGCCCGGCGCCCGTAAGGTCACCTTAGTAGGATACTGGACATAAGCCGCTTGTGCTGCAGCCATCTGCTCAGGATCACCAGAGCGAAGCATATCGCCGATTTCATTTAAGCCTTCCAGCAAAGAATCCAGGTCTAAGTCAGGACGACCGCCAAAACCTAACTGGATATTGTTGTACTGACCGCCGTCGCCGGCAAAATCATTGGTGGAAAAATAACTGCCCGGTGCCGGCAAAATCGTTTTTTCCCACTCATACTGATAATACATTTCGATATTGAAATTTTCCGTTACCCCTAAAGACGCCCATAAGGCACCAAAAGGAATAAAGGCTTCTTTAAGCTCTGCGCCCGGCGCTTTTAAACGAGAAATATCTACCGGGTTTATTTCACTTAATCCGTGGGAGATTAACGCACTTTCACCCCAGCTTATCACCTGCTGGCCCAGACGTATGGATAACGGCATCTCACCTATTTCAAAATCACCATAAACAAAAGCATCGAGTAAGCGAACATCGCGGCAAAGTTGCTCACGGGCTTCCTTGTCACGACAGGGATCATTGGTATTGCCGTTGATGGGATTGTCCCAGGCACGACTTTCATCCATCATTTCAAAGTCATAAAAATACATGCCGCGCACGAACAGACCAAAATCCCCATTGCGGATGTCCAGTTCATGGCTGCCTTTGATCATTTTTGAAAAGGTTTCACCGGAGTCGTAATTAAGGTTACCGTTATCACCGTTATTGGAGTAGTTGCCTGATCCAAGCCAGATATCTCTTTGACTCAACCCGCCCGGCTCATTATTAAAGGCGGCATTGTAACTGCTAAAGTCAAAACCATTTTTCAGGTTATTTGATTTAGCGACATTGTCTGACCAATTCCTGTCTTCTACGCGCCAACTTGAGCCTGCCGTAAAGGTAGAGTCAAAACTGATATCAAAGTCGCCCAGTTGGAAATTAGCCGCGGATGCTTGACTCGCCGCGAAAGACATTAAAGCGGCGGTAATACTCAAAGCCAATGGCTTTTTATAAAACTTATCGCGCGGATGATGTTTCATTCATTCTCTCCCCAGTCCCGAAACAATTATTCTTAGTTGTTCTTACTTTTTATTTTTCTATCCCACTTTTGTGGATTAAACAATAATTGCATCATTTGCGTCATGAGGCAAGACCAAAACACATTTGTTAAGGCACTGTATTTTAATGACTTGCATTGAAATTAATCGGAAAGCTAAAACATCGTTTAAAACACCTGTTTAAAACAATATGGCTTTTGTGGGTTTCAGGACGATTAAGTGAAGGAATTAGCCGCTATTTCTGTTAAAACAGCGGCTGATATTATTTCAAAGATGGTCAGACCACCGTTTAAAGCATATACTCTAATTATCTTAATTTGCTTAAAGATAAAAACTTATTATTCTTGGTTTCCATACAGAAATAACCCCGAACCCCAGATCTGGTCAGGTATTTTCTGATATGCATGGCAGGAAACTGGATCCTTTGCCCCTGTGTGCTGGTGACTATCAGGGAGTGGATCTGCCCCTGGTAATAGGGCAGAAACTCCTCACTGGTCATATTAATGGAAAAATAATACTTCATGGTGTTAGTTTAATGCCGCATCCAATTTTTCCAGCAGATCTTTAGATAGTTGCGGCAAAGCACGCAGTACTTTAAGCTGCTCCAGCATCAGTTGCTGGCGCGAAAGATCATATTCCTTATACTGGATAAGCGGGGTGATCAAACGTGACGCCACCTGCGGATTAATTTCATTAAGCCTTTTTATTTGCTCTGCCAGGAACTGGTATCCCCGCCCGCTTTGACAATGAAAGTATTGCGGATTGGCGCTGACAAAGGCACCGATCAAAGCCCGCGCACGATTCGGGTTTTTAATACTGAATAACGGATGTTTAAGCAAGGCCGCCAGGCGTTCAAAGATATCGTCACTGTTTAAGCTGGCATTGATGGTAAACCATTTATCCACCACCAGGGGCGTGTCATGCCATTTGCTTTCAAAAGCAGACATCTGGCTGTCAAAGGCCGGTAAGTTGTTATATGCAGAAGCATTGAGCGCCGCTAAGGTATCTGTCATATTTGCGGCACTGCTCAGCTGAGCCGCAACCAGGGTATCGGCCCCGGGTAATACCGCCAGATAAGATAAACAGATATTTTTCAGTGCCCGATTACCGATAGCTTGTTGATGGCTGAGCGCTGTTTTTTCGGCACAGTTGTGATAGCAGGCGCTTAATGGCTCCTGCAAGCCCTTGGCTAAAAAACCTTTTAACGTTTTCAAAGCATTCACCAGGGCAAGCGGGTCTACCTGGTGGATTTGGTCCACGACCTCGCCAAACGCGGGTAAAGTCAATTGCTCGGCGGTAAAGGCCGGATCTGAATCTTTTTGTAAAATTTTACTGAAGATGGTGATCAGGCTCGCCGGCAGTGCATAACCCGGCTCCAACACCAGCTTATGCAGATAACGGCTTAAGAGTTTTTGTCCGGCATCCCAGCGGCAAAAGCCGTCGCTGGCTGCCAGCATTAACACTTCCAGCGCCAAGTCCGTTTGTTCAAAATCCACTTTCACCGGCGCAGAAAAGTCTTCCAGTAGAGCCACCACAGGTTTTGCCTGGTAATGCTCAAAGGTCCAGGTTTGCTCCGGAGCGGTTAATTCCAGCAACTGTTGCTGGCCAATGCCTGAGTCGGCATCAATGAGCTCCATTTTTACCGGAATATGCAGGCAACTCTGCGGTGAAGACAATTCACCCGCCTGGTTATGTTGGCTGATGGTCAGGTGATACAAGTTCGCCTCGGGATCGAAGCTTTCGCTAACTTTCAGGTGTGGCGTGCCACTTTGGCTGTACCAGCGCTTGAACTGAGTTAAATCAACCTTGGAGGCATCTGCCATGGCATTGACAAAATCATCGCAGGTAACGGCCATACCGTCAAAACGTTCAAAGTATAATGCCATGCCTTTGGCAAAGCCCTCTGCCCCGAGCAAGGTGTGGATCATGCGGATAACTTCTGAGCCTTTTTCATATACGGTTAAGGTATAGAAATTATTCATTTCCATGACCTTTTCCGGCCTGATGGGATGCGCCATAGGCCCGGCATCCTCGGCAAACTGTTGCGATCTCAGCACCCTGACATTCTGAATACGGCTCACCGTTTTAGAATTCATGTCTCCGCTAAACTGCTGATCGCGAAAAACCGTCAAACCTTCCTTTAAACTCAGCTGAAACCAGTCCCGGCAAGTCACGCGATTACCGGTCCAGTTATGGAAATATTCATGGGCGATCACAGCTTCAATATTATAATAATCCACGTCTGTGGCGCTTTCCGTGTCTGCCAGCACATATTTACTGTTAAAAACATTCAATCCTTTGTTTTCCATCGCCCCCATATTGAAGAAGTCGACCGCCACTATCATATAGATATCTAAATCGTAGGCCAGGGAAAAGGTTTCTTCGTCCCAGGCCATGGCATTTTTTAAAGAAGCCATGGCATGCTCGGCTTTTGCCAGGTTGCCTTTATCGACAAATATTTCCAGCGCCACTTCTCTGTTTTCTGAAGTTAGATAACTGTCCTGCAGCAAGTCAAAATCACCGGCCACCAGGGCAAACAAATAACAGGGCTTGGGAAAGGGATCATGCCACTGGACAAAATGTTTGCCGTTATCCAGCTCTCCCGAGGCAATTTTATTACCGTTTGAAAGTAAATATGGATACTTGATTTTATCGGCTATAACTTTGCTGGTAAAAACGGCCATCACATCCGGGCGGTCCAGATAATAGGTTATTCGCCTGAAACCTTCGGCTTCACACTGGGTGCAAAAAGCATCACCGGACTTAAAGAGCCCTTCCAGGGCAGTATTGTCCTGGGGGTTTATTTCCGTAACTATGGTTAATTGGAATTCATCTGCCCGTACCGGAATTTCCAATCCGGTAGCCGATAAATAATAATCGCTGGCAGATAACAGGCATTGGTCTATTTTTACCGACAGTAAAGTCAGGTGTTCGCCATCAAGCACAAGCGGCTCTTCACCACTGCCCTGGCGTTTCACCGACATCACACTGGTGACTTTCGTGGCGGTATCATCTAATTCAAACGTTAAATCGATAGTAGAAATAGTAAAAGCTGAAACTTGGTAATCTGCCAGATAACGTGGGGTAAATTCACTCATAAATAGGTCCCTGAATACGGCCAGTCAGTTGGCCTTGATGAATATTATTTTATAAATAAACAAGCTGAAAAACAAAAAACCTGCATAACACAGGTTTTTGAATAAATATTTACTTTAAAAAATTAGCTGCTTTTAACCAATTTTTTTATTTTAAATCCGATCATGCCATAAACAATCGCCAGCATCGGATTGATCAGGTTAAAGAAGCAATAGAAGATATATTCCAGAGGATTAACCATCAACACGCTGGACATATAGGCGCCACAGGTATTCCAGGGAATAAGCGGCGAAGTAATGGTGCCTGAGTCTTCCAAAGTACGGCTTAATACCACAGGATCCAGTCCCCGGCGCTGATATTCTTCTTTATACATACGCCCGGGCATCACAATCGCCATATATTGATCTGCGGTGATCAAGTTAGTACCGATACAGGTGGCAACCGTACTGGCAATCAGGCTGCCGGTTGATTTCGCGGCGGCAAGAATAGACTCCACCAGCTTACGCAACATGCCTAAATGCTCAAGCACAGCACCAAAACTTAACGCACACATGATCAGCCAGATGGTCGTTAACATACTTGACATACCACCACCGCTTAACAGCTTGTTCAGCTCGGCATCGCCGGTTTCGATTGCTACGCCGTCGAAAAAGGCGGTCCATACCACCATAAGATTACCGGCAAACGCCTCACTGCCTTCGCTTGCCAGGCGCATGATCAAGTCCTGCTGGAACAATACCGCCCATACTCCCCCTAACAGCGCGCCGATAGAAACCGCGGGAAAAGCCGGTACTTTTTTAATCGCCATCGCTAACAGTACAACTAAGGGAATAAGGTTAAAAATACTGAGGTTAAACTGCTGTGCCAGCTGGCTATTCATCATATCGATGGCATTGGTATCCGCGCTGGAGGTTTCAGAAAAACCCAGTATCAGGAAAATCACGATTGCCGTTGAGATCGAAGGCACCGTAGTCCATAACATATAGCGGATATGGGCGAATAACTCGCTGCCGGCAACAGCCGGGGCCAGGTTGGTAGTTTCAGACAGTGGAGAGATTTTATCGCCAAAATATGCCCCGGAAATGACCGCACCCGCGGTAATGGCCGGCGATAACCCCAGGCCCTGTGCTATGCCGAGCAAGGCAACACCTATGGTAGCCGCCGTCGTCCAGGAGCTGCCGATACTCATGGCTACTATGCCACAAATAATACAGGCGGCGGCATAAAACCAGCTGGGATCCAAAATTTTCAAACCATAGTAGATCATGGTCGGTACAGTGCCGGATAATAACCAGGTACCGATTAATGCGCCTACGGAAAGTAAAATCAGCACAGCCCCCAGGGATAATGAAATACCGTTAACCACGGCTTTCTCCATTTCACGCCAGCTATGGCCATTCTTTAATCCTATGACCATCGCCAGGCCCATACTGATCAATAAGGCAATCTGATTGGGACCATAAGATGAATTATCACCAAAGTAACCTACTGCAGTGGCTAGCATGGCCACCAGGGCTAATACCGGGATAAAGGTATCGACCATACTGGGAGATTTTTTCAAAGGAGTGTCTGTCATGGTTATATTGAAACCTTCTTATACTTAATTATTATTGAAGTCATACCAAGCACACATAAGGAAACACTCTGTCAATAAGCCTTTTCTTGTATATGTTGGCATCAAAGCCTGCTTAACATGCCTAGTCTCTTTAAAGAGTGCAAGTGCTTTCTTTATTATTTACTTCGCAGCTATGGTGGTTAAGGCAAGGTTTGGTAAATAACTATTCTTATTTTATGGATATTTCTTATGGTGCAGATAAACAAAAGCCGCCATGGCCGGCGGCTTCATACGCTATTACGCCCGTTATTTTTTAGCAACTTTCCCCAGGGAAACCAGATCAAAAGTGATTTTGGCGGTTTCATCTAAAAAGGGATCTAACTCATCAAGTTCATCAGGCAAATCGTCTAAAGATTTCACTTGTTCCATCTTCATCGCCACTAACCTTTCGTTGGTACGTGCCAGTTGCTTCACCTTGCGCTCTTCCCTTTTCGCTTTACGCTTGGCCAAATTCAACGAGATAGTCTTATCGTCTTTTTCTGCCTGATAGACCACAATATCATCTAACAAATAGTTAAACTCTTTATTGCTTTTGATCCGCTCTTTATGCAGGGAATTTAAATAAGCCAGATCCGAGCTAAGATCATTGAGCTTAGTATACTTGGCCTGAGCAATTTGATCCCAGGGCAGTGCATTTTCTTCCCGGCTTTCTCCCCAATCCTCAGGGTCAACCGCCGACGGATATTCAATATCGGGCAATACCCCCCGGTGCTGGGTGCTGCCGCCATTGATACGGTAAAACTTGGCGATAGTAAACTGAATGCTGCCAAAAGGCTTCTCATAGAGATCGTAAACCCGGCCCAACCCTCTGTGCTGCTGAACGGTGCCTTTACCAAAGGTATGTTCACCGACAATAACACCGCGGCTGTAATCCTGAATAGCTGCAGAAAAAATTTCGGAGGCCGATGCACTGTAACGGTCCACCATTACGGTTAACGGCCCGTCATAATAGCTATAACCGTCTTTATCGCTGTTTACCGATACCCGGTTGGCGCCGTCCCTTACCTGGACCACAGGGCCTTTATCAATAAAAAGACCGGTAAGCAAAGTCGCTTCGGTTAATGAACCACCGCCGTTGCCACGCAGATCGACGATAATGCCTTCAACCTGCTGGGCTTTTAGTGAATCCAGCTCTTTTTTAACATCGCGGGAAAGATTATTGTAAAAACTCGGGATAGTGATCACCCCCAGTTTTTTACTGTCTACATCGCCGGCTTTTTCGTAATAAACTTCGGACTTGGCTGCCCTGTCTTCGAGTTTAATGGTATCGCGGATAATAGAAACAATTTTGGTACTGGCATCGTCATCCGATTCTCCGGGTAATACCTGCAAACGAACTTTACTGCCTTTAGGTCCCTTGATCAGTTCAACCACATCATCAAGACGCCAGCCGATGACATCGACAAATTCTTTATTATCCTGGGAAACCCCTACAATACGATCTTTTGGTTTTAATTCATTAGACTTATCGGCAGGGCCACCGGAAACAACACTTTGTATCACGGTATAATCTTCTTCAGCCCTAAGCACCGCCCCTATACCTTCAAGGGATAAGTTCATTTCCATCTGGAAACGTTCGGCATTACGGGGAGAAAGATAAGAAGTATGAGGCTCAACGACCCGGGCAAAACTGTTCATCACAATTTGAAAAACATCTTCACTTTCGCTTTGCTTCAAACGCTTAATGGCGTATTTATAACGTTTAGATAAAATTTCCTGAA
Protein-coding sequences here:
- a CDS encoding DUF2835 domain-containing protein gives rise to the protein MKYYFSINMTSEEFLPYYQGQIHSLIVTSTQGQRIQFPAMHIRKYLTRSGVRGYFCMETKNNKFLSLSKLR
- a CDS encoding WD40/YVTN/BNR-like repeat-containing protein is translated as MKRFLALSLFCLSSFLSQASAAPIASEPAPLASQSLLLDIVSAGADKLVAVGEHGHILTSTDGNNWQQAQVPVQSTLTSVYFVNEQSGWAVGHDASILHSNDGGLSWHVQQYLPEREKPLLDIVFRDENHGLAVGAYGQLYRTHDGGKSWTFEFHDEFLHPDDADYIEELKQEDEEAYLDEISSILPHFNRIFMDGRTLYLVGEIGLIAKSNDFGVSWQTFDEIYQGSFFDLTRTQQGNLLVAGLRGNVFRSLKNGTPWQHVDTGTTALINSIVLAGEESILLLGNNGVLLESRDDGVSFTLKPQADGKALIAGVWFKGKLVAVSDVGIKTITIMK
- a CDS encoding efflux RND transporter permease subunit codes for the protein MSKITIFNRLEVGIFRHRLAVLCVFLAATVFLLFQATQIKLDAAFTKNIPLNHSYMKTYLKHRKDFGGANNILISVCDTRGDIFNPEFFSALKGVHDKLFFIPGVDRIQVKSLFSPSTRFVEVVEDGFAGGPVIPADFQPTEAGLAVVKANIEKAGIVGRIVADDYSCAMVKSALMEIDPQTGEKLDTLKFAGQLEQEVRQEFEKDNISVHVIGFAKMVGDVAEGAKGVVTFFGIAIAITAVMVYFFCHSVSLTILPIVCSLIAVIWQMGMLSTLGFGLDPMSILVPFLVFAIGVSHGVQMINSVVKQVAMGYSSKDAAQNSFRALLIPGGVALLSDTVGFMTLLAIDIGIIRELAITASLGVAMIILTNLILLPLLVSYLKIRQQANKQVENKNPAIWFVMAKFASRGPATVILLLAAVLYAFGYYYAQNMKIGELHAGAPALHESSRYNQDTFLITDKYAISVDYMSVIVETKADACTYHKNLDVIDRFQWRMENVAGVQSAVSLASIAKIVNAGYNEGNPKWRVLSRNQQSLVQSIARVPTNSGLLNTDCSVMPVILFLEDHKAETINRVVDAVKLASSELGHDELNFKLASGPVGVMAATNEAVEAAQIPMMLYVYGAVILLCLISFRSVRATISVVVPLYIVSTLAQALMTALDIGLTVSTLPVIALGVGIGVDYGIYILSTMSIKLKNGDNIQTAYLEALKERGSAVLITGITLAIGVSTWFFSDLKFQVDMGILLTFMFLVNMLAAVIVLPAIATFLWPNKKLAAPKQDKPEIEHQVVG
- a CDS encoding DUF1302 domain-containing protein; translated protein: MKHHPRDKFYKKPLALSITAALMSFAASQASAANFQLGDFDISFDSTFTAGSSWRVEDRNWSDNVAKSNNLKNGFDFSSYNAAFNNEPGGLSQRDIWLGSGNYSNNGDNGNLNYDSGETFSKMIKGSHELDIRNGDFGLFVRGMYFYDFEMMDESRAWDNPINGNTNDPCRDKEAREQLCRDVRLLDAFVYGDFEIGEMPLSIRLGQQVISWGESALISHGLSEINPVDISRLKAPGAELKEAFIPFGALWASLGVTENFNIEMYYQYEWEKTILPAPGSYFSTNDFAGDGGQYNNIQLGFGGRPDLDLDSLLEGLNEIGDMLRSGDPEQMAAAQAAYVQYPTKVTLRAPGSQAEIKPEDGGQYGLRLSWYLPEFNDTELSLYYVNYHSRRPLFSGVTADFSAETMGADLATIASGPVTIDNYSDLNTFSQVLLSYPEDINMYALSWNSTLGTTAFSGEITYRQDEPLQIDDVELLFAAMPQQLYNAGLRDDTNYVSQMVDSTGNPYGSGVQANGFILSDTIQAQMTFAHLFGPTLGASQFTTLLEVGAISIEDMPDKDELRLNGPGTGRSGVIATAPGLNDALQGGVETNPFPDDFAWGYRVVTKLEYNDVFAGINVSPKMVFSHDVQGITPDPIFLFVEDRKSVSLGVTLDYQSRWSADFSYNSFFDGVGTTNQMEDRDFVSFSVKYSI
- a CDS encoding DUF1329 domain-containing protein, encoding MKNISLLSLAVSLAFTSGAALAKISPEQAAKLNKELTVFGAERGANADGSIPAWDGGIKSAPAGFKPGDHHPDPYPGDKVLYTVTSKNLGQYKDLLTPGQIKLFETYPDSYKMNVYQTRRSASYPEHVYKATLDNATRAELVQEGNGIKQASVGIPFPIPANGLEAIWNHILRYRGEAITRQGGQAAPTASGDYTYMGFDDRLLVPYGVKDASPEQLEQTNILFKFKQKVTEPARLAGTALLVHETMDQIKTPRQAWTYNTGQRRVRRAPNVAYDAPGTASDGLRTTDDFDMFNGAPDRYTWTLKGKKELLIPYNDYRLHSDQIKYDDVLKAGHINPDLVRYEKHRVWVVEADLKANTRHTYKKRVFFIDEDSWQIAVTDIYDNRDELYRVGVAHGINYYEVPTQWSTLEVFHDLQSRRYIAMGLDNEANMYDFSAQMKEKSFTPAALRREGRR